The Nitrospira sp. sequence GATCGCTGGATGACCCGACCCTGTTCGTCGACTTGTTTAATATCCCTCAGACCTTCAATGTTACGCAGACGCAGAACAGCATCTTCGGTCTCTCTCAGAATCTCCCATTCCCCGGCAAGCTGGCCCTGAAAAGTGAGATGGCGGGCAAGTCAGCTGAGATGACCGAGCAGGCGCTGCGCGCGAAGGAACGTGAACTCATCGCCCGTCTTAAGCAAGTCTACTACGACCTGTTTCTTGCAGATAAGGCGATCCAGATTCATCATGAGCAGATTAATCTGCTCAAACAATTTTTTGAAATAGCCAATGCGAGGTTCCGTGCGGGCAAGGGAGGTCAGGTCGATGTCCTCAAAGCCCAGGTGGAACTTTCAGTGCTTCACGAGAAACTTCCCGTCCTGGAACAGCGTCGGCAGACTGCCCAAGCAATGCTGAACACCCTCGTGGATCGGGATCCGCGCTTTCCACTCGCATCTCCGCAGCCTCCGCATGAGGGACGGTTTGATCTGGACCTTGAAGAGCTCTATCGCGCGGCGGCGACGGCCAGACCGGAGTTGAAAGCCGCCGAGCTGGCCCTGCAGCGGAACGAACAGTCTCACGCGCTGGCCCAGCGTCAGTACTACCCGGACTTTAATGTGTCATTTCGGCGCTTCCAGAACTTTCAAGCCCAGGACGGATTCGGCGCCTACGTGGCGATGACCATCCCCTTCTCGTTCTGGACCAAACCGAAGTATGACGCAGGCGTGCAAGAAGCCATGGCGTCCGTCGCGGCTGCACGAGCACAACGGCACCAGCTGGAAAACATGACTCGCTTTCAGATTCGCGATCTGCTGGCCAAGATCCGAGCCAATTGGGAAGTGGCCGTGCTGTATCGGACCACCGTGTTGCCGCAAGCTGAACTAGGCTTGGAGGCTGCGCGGGTCGGATATCAGGTGGGGAAGTCCACCTTTCTGGACCTCTTGGATGCCGATAGGGCCTGGCGGGGGTTTCAACTTGAATACTACCGAGCGCTGGTTGAGCGGGAGTATCGTCTCGCCGAACTCGAACAGGTGATCGGAACCGATCTGAATGGAAACAGCTAAAAAAGGAGGAATGGCCATGAATCGGGACATGCGTACAAAAAGCCTTGTTGTCGGTATCGCAGTCGTCAGCTTGTTCGTCGGAATCACCGCCGGATTCTTCGCTGCCCATGGGGTGATGGGTGACATGTCAGGAATGAAGAGCAGTGGGGGGATGAAGGGCCATGGGATGGACGGTATGAAAGGCATGGAACCAATGCCAGGCATGTCCGACGCTTCATCCGGGGCAGTCGTTGTGCCGGCCGTGGCGAGACAGTTGATCGGTGTTCGTAGTGCTTCGGCAGCCCATGCAACTTTGGAGGAAGAGATCCGTACGGTCGGCACGGTCGGTTATGACGAACGGGGATTCACGCAAGTCACGCTGAAGATCTCCGGGTGGGTTCGAAAGGTCTTCATCGATTCGAGCGGTCGACCGGTTCGCAAAGGTGAACCGCTCTTCACCTTCTACTCGCCGGATCTCTTGGCCACGCAAGACGAGTATCTCCTTGCCATGAAGACGCGTGCGCAACTGACCGAAAGCCCGATCGACGAGGCGAAAGTCAACGCCGATGCGCTCGTGGCGAGCGCGCGGGCACGCTTGCGACTCTGGGATGTGACCGATTCGCAGATTGCGGCCCTGGAACGTCGTGGCCAAGCCGACCCGGTGCTCACGGTCTACGCGCCTTCCTCCGGCATCGTCATGAAACGTGACGCCTTACCCGGGAAGTATGTGGAGCCGGGCACGACGCTGTATGAGATCGCGGATCTTTCCACAGTCTGGATCTCCGCTGATATCTATGAATCAGAAGTGGCGGCCACGAAAGTCGGCCAGCCGGCAACGGTCACGTTTGCGGCTTATCCGGGGAAAACGTTCCCCGGCAAGGTGGCCTATGTGTACCCGACCTTGAATACCGAAGCCCGCACAGTACGGGTGCGATTGGAGTTTCCAAATCCTGGGCTGAGATTGAAGCCCGGCATGTACGGAAACGTGACTTTGCAAACGAATGCGGTCAGAACCCTGGTCGTGCCAAAGGAAGCCGTGATGGAGACCGGGCTTCGTCAACTCGTGTTCATGGATCGGGGGCAAGGCCGGTATGAGCCTGCTGCGGTCAAGTTGGGTCGCAGGGGTCAGGATGCAGTGGAAGTGATGGAGGGACTCAAAGAAGGAGACCGCATCGTGACCTCGGCCAATTTCTTGTTGGACGCGGAAAGTAAATTGGCATCGGCGTCGAGCATGCAGGGCATGATGGGCCGGATCGGCATGGGCGACTGGCAAATGCGCGGCGCCTATGAAGCCAAGATGGAGGGGATGGAAGGTATGTCCGGCATGCACGGGATGGAGGGCATGAAGAGCATGGGAGGAATGGCCGGCAGGGGAGTGGAGGGTATGAAAGGCATGGATGAAATGCCGGGCATGAAGGACATGAGCGGCATGCCGGGTATGGATCCTGGTTCAGCTAGGGCTATCTCAGGAACTCGCAAGGTAGCAGGATACACCCTGACCTTCACGACTCTGCCTGAAACGCCCAAGGCGGGTGAGGTGCTCCTCAGACTCAGGGTGGCGGATCAGAGCGGCAAGCCAGTGACCAATGCGCAAGTCCTGTTCGTCTACACCATGCCGATGCCAGGCATGACTGATTCAAAGGCCGCAGCTTCGCATATTAAAGACGGGCTCTATGAAGGCAAGGGGATGTTTGGGATGAGTGGTACTTGGGTTGTCACTGCCAATCTGACGATACCGGGCCAACCTCCAATAGTTGAAAAGTTTCAATTCCTGGTCGTAGGGGGAGGCATGTAATCAGAGAACGGGAGTTGCAGCGCGCCGTGTAGTTGGAAGGCGGAGAGACATGATTTATCGACTAATCGAAGTGAGTTCTAGGAATCCGGTGCTGGTGATTTTGTGTGTACTCTTGTTGACCGTCTGGGGTGGCTGGGCCGTGCTTGACGTTCCTCTGGATGCCATTCCCGATCTTTCGGATGTTCAGGTCATCGTCTATACCGAGTGGCAGGGGCGCAGTCCCACGCTTATTGAGGATCAAATCACCTACCCGGTCGTGACCTCTCTGCTCGCTGGACCTAAAGTCAAACGGGTCCGAGGTGTTTCGGAATACGGTGTCTCCTATGTCTATGTGATTTTTGAAGACCGAACCGATCTCTACTGGGCACGAAGTCGTGTCCTCGAATATCTTCAGAAGCTCACCGGCAAGTTGCCGTCAGGCGTGACGCCGACACTGGGGCCGGATGCGACCGGTGTCGGATGGGTCTATCAGTATGCGTTGGTGGACGAGTCGGGGGCTCACGATCTTGCACAGCTTAGGAGTCTTCAGGATTGGTATCTACGGTACCAACTGGAGAGTGTGCCTGGCGTGGCGGAAGTGTCGGCGATCGGCGGATTCGTCAAACAATACCAAATCGAAGTGGACCCCAATACGTTAGCGGCTTATCGGCTCCCGATTCAGAAGGTCATCGAAGCCGTCCGCAACAGCAACGCGGAGGTAAGCGGCCGGGTGTTGGAGATGGCCGGCACTGAATACGTCATTCGAGGCCGAGGGTATCTGCGGTCGGTTGATGAAATCGAGCTGATTCCCGTCGGCACGGATGGACGAGGCACGCCGATCCTGGTGCGTGACATCGGGAATGTCCAACTCGGGCCGGATCAGCGGCGGGGCATTGCCGAATTGGACGGCAAGGGCCAGACGGTCGGCGGCATCGTGATCATGCGGGCCGGAGAGAACGCGCTCGCCGTGATCGAGCGGATCAAATCCAGGCTGAAAGAAATTACCCCCGCTTTGCCAGAAGGCATACGCATTGTTCCCACTTATGATCGGTCCGATCTTATTCATCGTGCGATCGCCGTCCTCCGCGAGAAACTGGTTGAAGAAAGTGTGATCGTGAGCCTGATCGCACTGGTCTTTCTGTTTCACGTTCGAAGCGCCCTGGTGGCCATCCTCATTCTCCCAGTGGCAGTGCTGCTCGCTTTTATTCCGATGGCTTACTTGAAGATTACGTCCAACATCATGTCATTGGGCGGGATCGCCATCGCCATCGGAGCCATGGTCGATGCCGCGATCGTGATGGTTGAGAATGCCCATAAACGGTTGGAGCAATCTCCCTCAGGCAACCGGACGGAAATCATCATCGCTGCCGCAAAAGCGGTCGGGCGGCCTCTGTTCTTTTCACTGCTGGTGATCGCGGTGTCGTTCCTGCCGATCTTTGCCCTGGAAGCGCAGGAAGGTCGGCTGTTCACGCCCCTGGCCTACACCAAGACCTTTTCGATGCTCTTTGCCACCGCGCTCTCGGTGACATTGGCGCCCGTGCTGATGGTACTGTTGATTCGTGGGAAGGTTCGCCCTGAAGCCAAGAATCCTCTGAACCGGTGGCTCATTGCCCTGTATCGCCCCATCCTCTCAGGCGCCCTGCGAGTCCGGTGGCTGACCGTGGGCGTCGCCGTCGCGGCAGTGGCCGTTACGGTGCCGGTGTTCTCCCAACTCGGCGCGGAATTCATGCCGCCGCTGAACGAGGGCACTATTCTTTACATGCCTACGACCGTTCCAGGTCTTTCGATTCCCGAAGCGACGAAAGTCTTACAGGTCCAGGATCAGTTGCTCACAACCTTCCCCGAAGTTGAGCGGGTATTCGGCAAAATGGGAAAGGCACCGACCGCGACCGACCCAGCCTTTGTAGGAATGGCTGAGATTACCGTCACGCTCAAGCCGGAATCGCAGTGGCGGCCAGGCATGAACTGGGACCGATTACTGGATGAGATGGATGCCAAGCTGCGCATCCCTGGCTTTCCGAACATCTGGTGGATGCCGATTCAGACTCGCACGGAAATGATCACGACCGGTGTCCGAAGTCCGGTGGGAATCAAAGTGCTGGGGCCGGATTTGAAGACAATCGAGCGAATCGGTCTAGAGATCGAGCAGGCCTTGGCGACTGTTCCGGGTACTAAGAGCGCGTTCGCCGAGCGGCTTAATGAGGGCTACTACTTGGATCTGATCGTCAATCGGCGTGAAGCGGCCCGCTATGGCCTGACGGTGGGAGACGTGCAAGCGGTGATTACCTCGGCCATTGGAGGGGAAACTGTGACGACCACGGTCGAAGGTCGGGAACGGTACTCAGTCAATGTTCGATACAAGCGCGAGCTGCGCGACGATCCGGACCGGCTCAAACGGGTGCTGATTCCCACGCCGACCGGCGCGCAGATCCCCCTTAGTCAAATCGCGGAGATGGTGATCACACAGGGGCCCCCGTCGATCGCGGATGAGGCGGGATCGCTCGCCGGCCTAGTCTCGGTGTCGGTCAGCGGACGAGACCTGCGCGGCTATGTCGAAGATGCTCAACGAGCAGTCCGAGAGCTAGTGACCTCGCCGTCTGGGTACCGGCTGATCTGGACCGGGCAATACGAACATCTGGTGCGGGCGGAAGAGCGGCTGAAGCTGGTAGTGCCCGTGACACTGGCCGTGATTCTGTTGCTCCTGTATCTCAATTTCCGCTCGCTTGCGAAATCGCTGATCGTCCTCTTGTCCGTCCCCTTCGCCGTGATCGGAGCGATCTGGTATCTCCATTACCTTGGCTACAACCTCAGCGTGGCGGTCTGGGTGGGTATCATTGCGCTGGCTGGCGTGGCAGCGGAGACGGGTGTGGTGATGCTCGTCTATCTCGATGAAGTGTATGAGCGGCGTGTGCGAGAAGGCCGGATGACGACGGAGCAGGATCTAC is a genomic window containing:
- a CDS encoding TolC family protein, producing the protein MTLSIRFLLVAITVVSMSFWAGERHVAHAADHTDQPVLVLPELIQEVLAKNPELLAARKQWEAATNRIVQARSLDDPTLFVDLFNIPQTFNVTQTQNSIFGLSQNLPFPGKLALKSEMAGKSAEMTEQALRAKERELIARLKQVYYDLFLADKAIQIHHEQINLLKQFFEIANARFRAGKGGQVDVLKAQVELSVLHEKLPVLEQRRQTAQAMLNTLVDRDPRFPLASPQPPHEGRFDLDLEELYRAAATARPELKAAELALQRNEQSHALAQRQYYPDFNVSFRRFQNFQAQDGFGAYVAMTIPFSFWTKPKYDAGVQEAMASVAAARAQRHQLENMTRFQIRDLLAKIRANWEVAVLYRTTVLPQAELGLEAARVGYQVGKSTFLDLLDADRAWRGFQLEYYRALVEREYRLAELEQVIGTDLNGNS
- a CDS encoding efflux RND transporter periplasmic adaptor subunit; the protein is MNRDMRTKSLVVGIAVVSLFVGITAGFFAAHGVMGDMSGMKSSGGMKGHGMDGMKGMEPMPGMSDASSGAVVVPAVARQLIGVRSASAAHATLEEEIRTVGTVGYDERGFTQVTLKISGWVRKVFIDSSGRPVRKGEPLFTFYSPDLLATQDEYLLAMKTRAQLTESPIDEAKVNADALVASARARLRLWDVTDSQIAALERRGQADPVLTVYAPSSGIVMKRDALPGKYVEPGTTLYEIADLSTVWISADIYESEVAATKVGQPATVTFAAYPGKTFPGKVAYVYPTLNTEARTVRVRLEFPNPGLRLKPGMYGNVTLQTNAVRTLVVPKEAVMETGLRQLVFMDRGQGRYEPAAVKLGRRGQDAVEVMEGLKEGDRIVTSANFLLDAESKLASASSMQGMMGRIGMGDWQMRGAYEAKMEGMEGMSGMHGMEGMKSMGGMAGRGVEGMKGMDEMPGMKDMSGMPGMDPGSARAISGTRKVAGYTLTFTTLPETPKAGEVLLRLRVADQSGKPVTNAQVLFVYTMPMPGMTDSKAAASHIKDGLYEGKGMFGMSGTWVVTANLTIPGQPPIVEKFQFLVVGGGM
- a CDS encoding efflux RND transporter permease subunit, yielding MIYRLIEVSSRNPVLVILCVLLLTVWGGWAVLDVPLDAIPDLSDVQVIVYTEWQGRSPTLIEDQITYPVVTSLLAGPKVKRVRGVSEYGVSYVYVIFEDRTDLYWARSRVLEYLQKLTGKLPSGVTPTLGPDATGVGWVYQYALVDESGAHDLAQLRSLQDWYLRYQLESVPGVAEVSAIGGFVKQYQIEVDPNTLAAYRLPIQKVIEAVRNSNAEVSGRVLEMAGTEYVIRGRGYLRSVDEIELIPVGTDGRGTPILVRDIGNVQLGPDQRRGIAELDGKGQTVGGIVIMRAGENALAVIERIKSRLKEITPALPEGIRIVPTYDRSDLIHRAIAVLREKLVEESVIVSLIALVFLFHVRSALVAILILPVAVLLAFIPMAYLKITSNIMSLGGIAIAIGAMVDAAIVMVENAHKRLEQSPSGNRTEIIIAAAKAVGRPLFFSLLVIAVSFLPIFALEAQEGRLFTPLAYTKTFSMLFATALSVTLAPVLMVLLIRGKVRPEAKNPLNRWLIALYRPILSGALRVRWLTVGVAVAAVAVTVPVFSQLGAEFMPPLNEGTILYMPTTVPGLSIPEATKVLQVQDQLLTTFPEVERVFGKMGKAPTATDPAFVGMAEITVTLKPESQWRPGMNWDRLLDEMDAKLRIPGFPNIWWMPIQTRTEMITTGVRSPVGIKVLGPDLKTIERIGLEIEQALATVPGTKSAFAERLNEGYYLDLIVNRREAARYGLTVGDVQAVITSAIGGETVTTTVEGRERYSVNVRYKRELRDDPDRLKRVLIPTPTGAQIPLSQIAEMVITQGPPSIADEAGSLAGLVSVSVSGRDLRGYVEDAQRAVRELVTSPSGYRLIWTGQYEHLVRAEERLKLVVPVTLAVILLLLYLNFRSLAKSLIVLLSVPFAVIGAIWYLHYLGYNLSVAVWVGIIALAGVAAETGVVMLVYLDEVYERRVREGRMTTEQDLRESIMEGAVQRVRPKIMTVAAIMGGLLPIMWTTGAGADVMKRIAAPMIGGMMSSTVLTLLVIPVLYAMWRGWSGTFGAPSPLTSTDPFQEKKAPVLPRG